A stretch of Halichondria panicea chromosome 1, odHalPani1.1, whole genome shotgun sequence DNA encodes these proteins:
- the LOC135351581 gene encoding uncharacterized protein LOC135351581, with translation MVILLVLLVICISSLFAFGIISYGTQCSQVRMTLHDNMLDTMLVISCLGITILITIWSFIVYGVYKNRKFTLRSENRNTEPNHDLKRDAYCETQHKNVHLRQVAANSSSEVPGVNMRSRDGRKKSQYNMLERPLTTRFSHSCDVRNDCYSTVNEETLIELKLRDAYEHESRSVPNLTDPSYTHIAKRNSQSISTVPDVVFRSKSENTTDDYDVLSQQSINFQDTTNSSRFHSCYEDISEASIEPLGAGLYLHLHHGEKSTPVPNVDDPTYSHVNIEPKVEEPQVKPKKFYLKKTGQ, from the exons ATGGTGATTCTACTCGTACTGCTTGTCATTTGCATTTCTTCATTATTTGCCTTTGGGATCATTTCGTATG GTACACAATGCAGTCAGGTTAGGATGACACTTCACGACAATATGCTTGATACAATGTTGGTCATTTCATGTTTGGGAATAACCATTTTGATTACTATTTGGAGCTTTATCGTATATGGAGTGTATAAAAATCGCA AATTCACATTGCGATCAGAAAATAG GAACACTGAGCCCAATCACGATCTTAAAAGGGACGCCTATTGCGAAACACAACACAAGAATGTGCATCTCCGTCAG GTGGCAGCCAACTCTTCAAGTGAAGTCCCTGGGGTGAATATGAGATCTAGAGATGGTCgaaag AAAAGTCAGTATAATATGCTGGAGCGCCCATTGACAACTAGATTTTCACATAGTTGCGATGTACGGAATGATTGTTACTCGACTGTTAATGAG gAAACATTAATTGAGCTGAAGTTAAGAGATGCCTACGAACACGAATCAAGATCCGTGCCAAACCTGACAGATCCCAGTTACACTCATATTGCAAAGAGAAATTCACAGTCAATTTCAACTGTACCTGATGTTGTTTTCAGAAGTAAAAGTGAAAACACGACG GATGATTATGATGTTCTTAGTCAGCAGAGCATTAACTTTCAAGATACAACCAACAGCAGCAGGTTTCACTCCTGTTATGAAGACATCAGTGAG GCATCCATTGAGCCTCTTGGAGCTGGACTCTACCTACATCTGCACCATGGTGAGAAGTCAACGCCAGTGCCCAATGTGGACGATCCTACCTACTCACACGTGAATATCGAACCTAAAGTAGAAGAGCCGCAAGTGAAACCTAAGAAGTTTTACTTGAAAAAGACTGGACAATGA
- the LOC135351283 gene encoding uncharacterized protein LOC135351283, whose amino-acid sequence MKNLLQYIFLFIIKCGCNTLALDNSSVSLMVEGGVSLVGEHCPGTVRLFCEGVDLVHLRWTHNENNLIYDFQTDSETSSDPIPLLRPEFLSVQLRAVSQSLLSSVLTVDVEQLQLQGVTSISCGDVATIRTIQVDPIIIHETTPDSPKVSSISARYHSGLLNSLQISWIKLQPAYPEHMLDSIAYIIGLTGSQSIQVNYNTCGRMFCTRIFENIARTAEDREHNLTIVLTDTHSSGDSDSYETVKFIAHSSDYYFSIMHAYDGCKLRGVCMSPLKASTVAFCSVVYLNNLHQILVQINTSLDEQYTLTPSNINFYEAWVGINDSEVDQVTNRRNFTIEPSYPEIMMVIVLYSNRGELKIIQVDWVNVASVCGYSPIQYQLSIRYNDMEAVALSTAEVQSNECMPATCTAKIVIATKFLTSSLRIFLTASNSGGTSTHEFISPIHQSSSLYYRPSIMFLNCTALQINCFSSQIQSTQDLISNNVLTLQETTTSHYFLLKWNISDTLQLQEEFVYITRHTCSQGMDESDVSTTSGIAFSNEIIIGISIGLTSLVCLLSTLIIVVIAVVLKRQKISGNKTTSNNTGVSMVINNLERTPSPVYEEIDELRFKQIEVNRNEAYARYTQEAVYYNTRS is encoded by the exons ATGAAAAATCTGCTACAGTACATCTTTCTCTTCATTATTAAAT GTGGCTGCAACACTCTGGCGTTAGATAATTCATCAGTCTCTCTGATGGTCGAAGGAGGAGTGAGTCTGGTTGGTGAACATTGTCCTGGAACTGTCAGACTGTTCTGTGAGGGAGTGGACCTTGTCCATCTTCGATGGACACACAACGAAAACAATTTAATCTATGACTTTCAAACTGATTCAGAGACATCTTCTGATCCTATTCCATTATTGCGCCCTGAATTTCTGTCTGTGCAGCTCAGAGCAGTTTCTCAGTCCTTATTGTCCTCCGTTCTAACAGTAGATGTGGAGCAACTACAGCTACAGGGGGTTACTAGCATCTCATGCGGAGATGTTGCAACCATTAGGACTATACAAGTGGATCCCATTATCATCCATGAAACAACTCCAGACAGCCCGAAAGTATCTTCGATCAGTGCTCGCTACCATTCTGGCCTACTGAACAGCTTGCAAATATCATGGATTAAACTG CAACCTGCTTACCCTGAACACATGCTAGATTCAATAGCATATATAATTGGCCTAACAGGCTCTCAATCCATTCAAGTCAATTACAACACATGTGGTAGAATGTTTTGTACAAGAATCTTTGAAAACATTGCACGTACTGCGGAGGATCGTGAACACAACTTAACGATTGTGCTTACAGACACGCATTCATCAGGTGACTCAGATTCATACGAAACAGTAAAATTTATAG cTCATAGCAGTGACTACTACTTCtctataatgcatgcatacgATGGCTGCAAATTGAGAGGAGTTTGTATGTCACCACTGAAAGCATCAACGGTTGCCTTTTGTTCCGTTGTTTATCTAAACAATTTACACCAAATTTTAGTACAGATAAACACTAGTCTTGATGAGCAATACACCTTAACACCATCAAATATCAATTTTTACGAAGCCTGGGTAGGAATCAATGATTCAGAAGTCGATCAAGTTACTAATAGGAGAAATTTCACTATTG AACCTAGTTATCCCGAGATTATGATGGTAATTGTTCTGTACTCAAACAGGGGAGAGTTGAAAATAATTCAGGTTGATTGG GTTAACGTTGCCTCAGTGTGTGGTTACAGCCCGATACAATATCAGCTGAGTATCAGATACAATGATATGGAAGCAGTAGCACTCTCGACAGCTGAAGTCCAATCAAACGAGTGCATGCCAGCAACATGCACAGCGAAGATTGTTATTGCTACAAAGTTCTTAACTTCCAGTCTCAGGATTTTCCTAACAGCAAGTAACAGTGGAGGCACAAGTACACATGAATTCATCAGTCCTATTC ATCAATCCAGTTCACTGTACTATCGACCCAGTATTATGTTTCTAAACTGTACAGCCTTGCAAATTAACTGCTTTAGCTCA CAAATTCAGTCAACTCAGGACCTCATTTCTAATAATGTTTTAACATTGCAAGAGACCACCACATCACACTATTTCCTTCTGAAATGGAACATTAGTGACACACTGCAGTTGCAAGAAGAATTCGTGTACATCACCCGTCATACATGCTCACAAG GAATGGACGAATCTGATGTTTCAACTACCAGTGGAATTGCCTTTAgtaatgaaataattattggtattTCAATTGGGTTAACAAGCTTGGTCTGTCTTCTGTCGACACTCATAATTGTGGTTATTGCTGTGGTACTCAAGCGACAGAAGATAAGTGGAAACAAGACCACCAGCAACAATACTGGTGTGTCCATGGTGATCAATAATTTAGAGAGGACTCCGAGCCCTGTGTATGAAGAGATTGACGAGTTGCGTTTCAAACAAATCGAAGTGAATAGAAATGAAGCATATGCACGCTATACTCAAGAGGCTGTGTACTACAACACTCGCTCTTAA